A window of Candidatus Gastranaerophilales bacterium contains these coding sequences:
- a CDS encoding NAD(P)H-dependent oxidoreductase: MKNILVINGADNFSSAKGCLSQTIFENIVEYLVSKNNIKTTSLANGYIVAKEHDKYLWADVIIFQFPIYWFSCPIGLQKYIEKVYEKNIFYSDCSCEYGSCGCLEGKEYMFSLTWSAPEKAFSASKNTFFEGKNVDEILIALHKTQEYCGLKRLPTFSVFGAEKLPDVKKYIEQLQIHLNGIFN, from the coding sequence ATGAAAAACATTTTGGTTATAAACGGCGCTGATAACTTTTCTTCGGCTAAAGGGTGTTTAAGTCAGACAATTTTTGAAAATATTGTCGAATATCTTGTTTCTAAAAATAATATTAAAACCACGTCATTAGCGAATGGGTATATTGTTGCAAAAGAGCATGATAAATACTTGTGGGCAGACGTAATTATTTTTCAGTTTCCTATATATTGGTTTTCTTGCCCGATTGGTTTGCAAAAATACATTGAAAAAGTTTATGAGAAAAACATATTTTATTCCGATTGTTCTTGTGAATATGGTTCTTGTGGTTGTTTAGAGGGTAAAGAGTATATGTTTTCACTTACGTGGTCAGCACCTGAAAAGGCTTTTTCTGCAAGTAAGAATACATTTTTTGAAGGTAAAAATGTTGATGAAATTTTGATTGCGTTGCATAAAACGCAAGAATATTGTGGACTAAAAAGGTTACCAACTTTTTCGGTTTTTGGAGCTGAAAAGTTGCCTGATGTAAAAAAATATATAGAACAATTACAAATTCATTTAAATGGTATCTTTAATTGA
- the nadA gene encoding quinolinate synthase NadA: MEKKELIEKINNLKKEKNAVILAHSYQNIEIDEVADFVGDSLYLSQMAAKTDADTIVFAGVSFMAETAKMLSPNKKVLLPRIEAGCKMADMIDLQQLREFKAKYPEIPVVCYVNSTAEVKSESDICCTSANAVNVVKALNSEKVLFVPDTYLGTYVGSMLKNVEVITYPGYCPTHLRITAEDVQEMRNNHPNALVLAHPECHQSVSSIADFVGSTTGIIKFATNSDNKEFIIATEKGVVERLERDLKDKKFYLISPKAICPNMKWNHLEDILNALENEQHEIFVDEDIRKKAVHTIEKMIKING; this comes from the coding sequence ATGGAAAAAAAAGAACTAATCGAAAAAATTAATAACTTAAAAAAAGAAAAAAATGCCGTCATTTTAGCTCATAGCTATCAAAACATTGAAATAGATGAAGTCGCTGACTTTGTAGGTGACTCCTTATACTTGAGTCAAATGGCAGCTAAAACTGACGCGGATACAATTGTTTTTGCAGGTGTATCTTTTATGGCAGAAACTGCGAAAATGCTATCTCCTAACAAAAAAGTTTTATTGCCGAGAATTGAAGCCGGTTGCAAAATGGCAGACATGATAGACCTTCAACAACTTAGAGAATTTAAAGCAAAATACCCTGAAATTCCTGTTGTTTGCTATGTAAATTCAACAGCAGAAGTGAAATCCGAATCTGATATTTGCTGCACAAGTGCAAATGCCGTAAATGTTGTAAAGGCACTAAATTCTGAAAAAGTCTTGTTTGTACCTGATACATATTTGGGAACATACGTTGGCTCAATGCTTAAAAATGTTGAAGTTATCACATACCCTGGCTACTGCCCGACACACCTCAGAATTACAGCAGAAGATGTTCAAGAAATGAGAAATAATCACCCTAATGCTCTCGTTTTAGCTCACCCTGAATGCCATCAATCTGTATCATCTATTGCTGATTTCGTTGGAAGCACCACTGGAATTATTAAATTTGCTACCAACAGCGATAATAAAGAATTTATCATTGCAACAGAAAAAGGAGTCGTTGAAAGACTTGAAAGAGATTTAAAAGATAAAAAATTCTATCTCATAAGCCCTAAAGCCATCTGTCCTAATATGAAATGGAATCACTTAGAAGACATTCTGAACGCTTTAGAAAACGAACAACACGAGATATTTGTAGATGAAGATATTAGAAAAAAAGCAGTCCACACTATTGAAAAAATGATAAAAATTAACGGCTAA
- a CDS encoding PilZ domain-containing protein, protein MNTLLTGQKVQIEFSTSSTEKMQIVCRIAKIEKDRLTLEYPDKIMRFAEFLAEGTEIRAFVYTGSNIQVLDSIIITAPYEEAFEIEYPDDYITIQRRAYVREFLNCKIILQNDTMTTTGVSKDLGGGGFRFISKDKLPNNSYMSVWINLDDDAPSIKCHGKVSQKPHYKKDEYLVEFTEISENDRNRIIKECIRYQVNNLRKNK, encoded by the coding sequence ATGAATACTTTACTAACAGGTCAAAAAGTACAAATAGAATTTTCCACTTCTTCGACAGAAAAAATGCAAATTGTCTGCCGAATAGCTAAGATTGAAAAAGACAGATTAACACTTGAGTACCCTGACAAAATTATGCGGTTTGCTGAATTTTTGGCTGAAGGCACTGAAATTAGGGCTTTCGTTTACACCGGTTCAAACATTCAGGTTTTAGACTCTATTATAATTACAGCACCATATGAAGAAGCTTTCGAAATAGAATACCCCGACGACTACATCACAATTCAAAGAAGAGCTTATGTACGGGAATTTTTGAATTGCAAAATAATTCTACAAAATGATACAATGACAACTACAGGCGTAAGCAAAGATTTAGGCGGAGGCGGTTTTAGATTTATATCAAAAGATAAACTACCGAACAACTCATATATGTCTGTTTGGATAAATCTTGATGATGATGCACCTAGCATTAAATGTCACGGCAAAGTTTCACAAAAACCTCACTATAAAAAAGATGAATATCTCGTCGAATTCACTGAAATTTCTGAAAACGACAGAAATCGAATAATAAAAGAATGTATTCGCTATCAGGTTAATAATTTAAGAAAAAATAAATAA
- a CDS encoding sodium ion-translocating decarboxylase subunit beta, which yields MQLLDGLQKLWESTGIYNMIAPFDPNITSGFEQVLHQYGSPIMLVICLFLMWLGIKKQFEPLLLVPIAFGGFLSNIPGAGIAEPGGFLNIIYEAGIHQGIFPLIIFMGVGAMTDFGPLIANPKTALLGGAAQFGIFGALLLALCVFGFTPEQAGAIGIIGGADGPTSIFVTSKLAPELLGAIAVAAYSYMALVPVIQPPIMKLLTTEAERKIEMTQLRTVSKREKILFPIVVLALCVLLLPSACPLLGMLTFGNLCKECGVVDRLSDTMQNALINIVTIFLGLSVGSKLSADQFLTTQTLFILILGILAFALATASGVIMAKIMNLFSKTKINPLIGSAGVSAVPMAARVSNKVGLEYNSQNYLLMHAMGPNVAGVIGSAVAAGVLLAIL from the coding sequence ATGCAATTATTAGACGGTTTACAAAAATTATGGGAATCAACAGGCATCTATAACATGATTGCTCCGTTTGACCCAAATATAACAAGCGGTTTTGAGCAAGTTTTACATCAATACGGTTCACCGATTATGCTTGTGATTTGCTTGTTTTTAATGTGGCTTGGAATAAAAAAACAATTCGAACCATTGTTGTTGGTTCCAATTGCATTCGGTGGATTTTTGTCAAATATCCCCGGAGCAGGTATTGCTGAACCTGGTGGATTTTTGAATATTATTTATGAAGCCGGAATTCATCAAGGTATTTTTCCATTGATTATATTTATGGGCGTTGGAGCGATGACGGACTTTGGACCTTTGATTGCGAACCCTAAAACAGCATTGCTTGGTGGTGCTGCTCAATTCGGTATTTTTGGAGCATTGCTCTTAGCATTGTGTGTATTTGGTTTTACACCGGAACAAGCCGGTGCAATCGGTATTATCGGCGGAGCTGACGGTCCTACTTCAATTTTCGTTACATCTAAGCTCGCTCCCGAATTATTAGGTGCAATTGCAGTTGCTGCATATTCTTATATGGCATTGGTTCCTGTAATTCAACCACCTATTATGAAGTTATTGACTACAGAAGCTGAACGTAAGATTGAAATGACTCAGTTGAGAACAGTGTCAAAACGTGAAAAAATATTATTCCCAATAGTTGTTTTGGCTTTATGTGTTTTGTTGTTGCCATCTGCTTGCCCTTTACTCGGAATGTTGACATTCGGTAACTTATGTAAAGAATGTGGTGTTGTTGACAGATTATCAGATACTATGCAAAATGCTTTGATTAACATTGTAACTATATTTTTAGGATTGTCAGTCGGTTCAAAACTTTCAGCTGACCAATTCTTGACAACTCAAACTTTGTTTATTTTGATACTTGGCATACTTGCATTTGCATTGGCAACAGCGTCAGGTGTTATTATGGCAAAGATAATGAACTTATTCTCAAAAACTAAAATTAATCCGCTAATCGGGTCTGCAGGTGTTTCTGCTGTTCCGATGGCTGCAAGAGTCTCAAATAAAGTGGGATTGGAATATAATTCACAAAACTACTTGCTAATGCATGCTATGGGTCCTAATGTAGCAGGTGTTATTGGCTCTGCCGTTGCTGCAGGTGTTCTGTTAGCAATATTATAA
- a CDS encoding pitrilysin family protein translates to MKKTTLNNNIPAVIKQNKNTPRIALSFYLRLKHPEKKAGIYTILNRLFMQGTKVRTSEELAQELEENAIELSSDMKHDFIRFRLLCLNEDIEHALELMEDIICNSHFENFDKEIEKIKGEIIAELDSPRTKALDNYYKTLFEGHFYGNTYTKVLEAIDSITRQDILDAYSDIIKTSKKNITVVGDINENEIINLLNKYTSTLTNPNNFKDEITKPILTKDKIVPLEKDDAQQAQIIQGWLFPSMHCDDYPAIMLINTILGSSGLSSRLFLELREKQGLAYVVRSSCEAYHQCASFSVYIATEPKNIKTSLEGFKKEIEKIKSELVTEKEIEGARNNIIGKRQFFMETNHLQATLIGLYESEDLGFNYEEQLLKRLETVTPQKILEVANKYFSTPKVLSILAPKQYLSQLENVIL, encoded by the coding sequence ATGAAAAAAACAACATTAAATAATAATATTCCGGCAGTAATAAAACAAAATAAAAATACCCCGAGAATCGCCCTTTCTTTTTATCTGCGATTAAAACATCCTGAAAAAAAAGCAGGAATTTACACAATCTTAAACAGATTGTTTATGCAAGGTACTAAAGTCAGAACCTCTGAAGAATTAGCTCAAGAACTTGAAGAAAACGCTATTGAACTTTCAAGCGATATGAAGCACGATTTTATTCGATTCAGGCTACTTTGCCTCAATGAAGATATTGAGCACGCACTTGAACTTATGGAAGATATTATTTGCAACTCTCATTTTGAGAACTTTGACAAAGAAATTGAAAAAATAAAAGGTGAAATCATTGCAGAATTAGACTCCCCAAGAACAAAAGCTCTTGATAACTATTACAAGACTTTATTTGAAGGACATTTCTACGGAAATACTTACACTAAAGTTTTGGAAGCAATTGACTCTATAACCCGTCAAGACATTCTCGACGCATATTCTGACATAATTAAAACCTCAAAGAAAAACATAACCGTCGTCGGAGATATAAACGAAAATGAAATTATTAATTTATTAAACAAATACACGTCAACACTAACAAACCCCAATAACTTTAAAGATGAAATAACAAAACCGATATTGACAAAAGACAAAATAGTTCCCCTTGAAAAAGATGACGCTCAACAAGCTCAAATTATTCAAGGTTGGCTTTTCCCGTCAATGCACTGCGATGATTACCCTGCAATAATGCTAATTAACACCATTTTGGGTTCAAGCGGACTAAGTTCAAGACTATTTTTAGAACTCAGAGAAAAACAAGGGCTCGCATACGTTGTCAGAAGCTCCTGCGAAGCTTATCACCAATGTGCAAGTTTCAGCGTCTACATAGCAACCGAACCTAAAAATATTAAAACTTCACTTGAAGGATTTAAAAAAGAGATTGAAAAAATTAAATCAGAGCTCGTAACAGAAAAAGAAATTGAAGGTGCTCGAAACAATATCATCGGCAAACGCCAATTCTTTATGGAAACAAACCATCTGCAAGCCACTCTTATCGGTCTGTATGAATCTGAAGACTTGGGTTTCAACTACGAAGAACAACTATTGAAGCGTCTTGAAACAGTCACCCCTCAAAAAATACTCGAAGTTGCAAATAAATACTTCTCAACCCCTAAAGTTTTGTCAATATTAGCCCCAAAACAGTATTTATCTCAACTCGAAAATGTTATATTATAA
- a CDS encoding biotin--[acetyl-CoA-carboxylase] ligase, with translation MSNLDLIIKLVETDSTNKYGLSHFDNLSDKQVIVADTQTSGRGRFDRRWVADGTSNVYMSIILKPDSPDYPFANLTQYLALSLVKTLKRHYDVDSSLKWPNDVLVDGAKIAGILCEAASSQNKIKGLVLGIGVNLNMKKQTLENIDQCATSLNLLLNKTINRDVFLKQLLDEFASQYDEFVSKGFRFIKQEYIEYCTFLNKKISIKQSTANAENKTNYTALSINDDGSLHVLDQNNNECDIITGDMTC, from the coding sequence ATGTCAAATCTGGATTTAATAATTAAACTGGTTGAAACTGACTCGACTAACAAATATGGATTATCGCACTTCGATAACCTTTCTGATAAACAGGTTATTGTCGCAGATACACAAACTTCAGGGCGAGGTAGGTTTGATAGAAGATGGGTGGCTGACGGCACCTCAAATGTATATATGTCTATTATCCTTAAACCTGATTCTCCTGATTATCCTTTTGCAAATCTTACTCAGTATTTGGCATTGTCGTTAGTTAAAACTTTGAAACGACATTATGATGTTGATTCTTCTTTGAAATGGCCTAATGACGTGCTTGTTGATGGGGCTAAAATAGCTGGCATTTTGTGCGAAGCAGCATCTTCTCAAAATAAAATAAAAGGATTGGTTCTTGGTATTGGCGTAAATTTGAATATGAAAAAACAAACGCTTGAAAATATCGACCAATGTGCAACTTCATTAAATCTTTTGCTTAACAAAACTATAAATAGAGATGTATTTTTAAAACAATTATTAGATGAATTTGCTTCTCAATACGATGAGTTCGTAAGCAAAGGCTTTCGCTTTATAAAACAAGAATATATTGAATATTGTACTTTTTTGAATAAGAAAATTTCAATTAAACAATCTACAGCAAATGCTGAAAATAAAACAAATTATACTGCATTGAGCATCAATGACGATGGCTCTTTGCATGTTTTGGACCAAAATAACAACGAATGTGACATAATAACAGGAGATATGACATGCTAA
- the pckA gene encoding phosphoenolpyruvate carboxykinase (ATP) encodes METYGIEKFGIIEPKAVYRNLSAAQLTEAALRRGEGSLSNSGALVVTTGKYTGRSPKDKFIVDTDGVHNEIAWGKVNRPISREKFNAIKGKIAAYLQNREIFIFDGFAGADKKYTQKFRVINELASQNMFIHNLLIRPTSEELASYGEPDFTILSAPGFKCDPEVDGVNSEACIAIDYEARTIIICGSAYAGEIKKSVFATMNYVMTKKNVLPMHCSANMDPETHETAVFFGLSGTGKTTLSADPARKLIGDDEHGWSPDGVFNFEGGCYAKCINLSAENEPDIYNAIKFGSLVENVIMDSETREFDFTDGSLTENTRVGYPVNYINNAAIPSMGGIPKVVIFLTADAFGVLPPISRLDQNAAMYHFVTGFTSKLAGTERGITEPQPTFSTLFGEPFMPMDASVYAKMLGDKLEQYGTKVYLVNTGWAGGSASAGAKRMKLGYTRAMVTAALNGSFDNVEFKHHDVFNVEYPTSCPNVPDEKLDARGMWADKAAYDEQANKLAQMFVDNFAAKYPNMPSNIVEAGPKPKTKANV; translated from the coding sequence ATGGAAACTTATGGTATTGAAAAATTTGGTATTATTGAACCAAAAGCAGTTTATCGCAATTTGTCAGCGGCTCAATTGACAGAAGCTGCATTACGCAGAGGCGAAGGCTCCTTGAGTAACTCAGGTGCTTTAGTTGTTACAACTGGTAAATACACAGGTCGTTCACCTAAGGATAAATTCATCGTTGATACTGATGGTGTTCACAACGAAATTGCTTGGGGTAAAGTAAATCGTCCTATCAGCAGAGAAAAATTTAATGCAATCAAAGGTAAAATCGCTGCATACTTACAAAATAGAGAAATCTTTATTTTTGACGGATTTGCCGGTGCTGATAAAAAATACACTCAAAAATTCAGAGTTATCAATGAGTTAGCAAGTCAAAACATGTTCATTCATAACTTGTTAATTCGTCCAACAAGCGAAGAATTAGCTAGCTATGGAGAACCTGATTTCACAATTTTAAGTGCTCCTGGCTTTAAATGTGATCCTGAAGTCGATGGTGTAAATTCAGAAGCTTGCATCGCTATTGACTATGAAGCACGCACTATTATCATTTGCGGTTCAGCTTATGCAGGTGAAATTAAAAAATCTGTATTTGCGACAATGAACTATGTAATGACAAAGAAAAACGTTCTTCCAATGCATTGTTCAGCTAATATGGACCCTGAAACTCATGAAACAGCGGTATTCTTTGGCTTGTCCGGAACAGGTAAAACAACATTATCAGCTGACCCTGCTCGTAAGTTAATTGGTGATGATGAACATGGTTGGTCACCGGATGGTGTATTTAACTTTGAAGGTGGTTGTTACGCAAAATGTATCAATCTATCAGCAGAAAATGAACCTGATATTTATAATGCAATCAAATTTGGTTCATTGGTTGAAAACGTAATTATGGATTCAGAAACTCGTGAATTTGATTTTACAGATGGCTCTTTAACTGAAAATACTCGTGTAGGTTATCCTGTAAATTATATTAACAATGCTGCTATTCCGAGTATGGGTGGAATTCCGAAAGTTGTTATTTTCTTAACAGCTGATGCTTTCGGCGTATTGCCTCCAATCTCAAGATTAGACCAAAATGCGGCTATGTATCACTTTGTAACCGGCTTCACTTCAAAATTAGCTGGTACTGAACGTGGTATTACAGAACCTCAACCGACATTCTCAACATTGTTTGGCGAACCATTTATGCCTATGGATGCTTCAGTTTACGCTAAAATGCTAGGTGATAAACTTGAACAATATGGCACAAAAGTTTACTTAGTGAATACAGGTTGGGCTGGCGGCAGTGCATCTGCAGGTGCTAAGAGAATGAAATTAGGATATACTCGTGCAATGGTTACAGCTGCTTTAAACGGTTCATTTGATAACGTCGAATTCAAACATCATGATGTGTTCAACGTTGAATATCCAACCAGCTGTCCGAATGTACCTGATGAAAAATTAGATGCTCGTGGAATGTGGGCAGATAAAGCTGCTTATGATGAACAAGCTAATAAACTTGCTCAAATGTTCGTCGACAACTTTGCCGCTAAATACCCGAATATGCCATCAAACATTGTTGAAGCAGGTCCAAAACCTAAAACAAAAGCTAATGTTTAA
- a CDS encoding tetratricopeptide repeat protein, which produces MNITKEQKEINAKINKFHKSGNIQRAIETCQLALLNDATNADLHVKLGDLYLEWHLDIYQAKQYVDEAITEYQRALETYMDSSKIYYKIGLAFFYKNELDKSLNYFELAIENDPQMGKAYFMTAEIAKKKAKFQEAIEFAEKAVKVAPFRSSRTHYLIYSMLNIIAFKNNKTKIRSYYELFLSCVTLPFDKDALKEVGKKLSYLKFIPMLVTGLIKAQTAGINQALDIYLKAIEKAPGFVLLYCLIGEIYKTLGRYDDAICEYKMAIWLDSLNITAYRALCQLYEEQGDYDSAIETYLKLIEIQPYMAEYHSNVANILYLKGEIQEAVSHYQNAITLNPSINWTSIIAQTLGYVFQENVKDMDAAIGAYQSAYLLTPKDIDIYINLGSAFYEKGEYDNALTVYRRAIELEPYNAKIHCNLGYLYWGKNELDEAIKAYETAIKYDKTYDIAYNNLGVIYLDDLGRVQKAIELFEEAIKYNPNYALANYNLARSVAITGDKIEAAKLYQIALDLNNITNELDPQEIHDKIQDLFN; this is translated from the coding sequence ATGAACATCACAAAAGAACAAAAAGAAATAAACGCAAAAATTAACAAATTTCACAAGTCCGGAAATATCCAACGGGCTATTGAAACCTGCCAACTGGCACTCTTAAATGACGCCACTAACGCAGATTTGCACGTAAAACTCGGAGATTTATACCTTGAATGGCATTTGGATATCTATCAGGCAAAACAATATGTCGATGAAGCTATAACTGAATATCAACGGGCTCTTGAAACATATATGGATTCGTCAAAAATATATTATAAAATAGGTCTTGCGTTCTTCTACAAAAACGAGCTGGACAAATCTCTGAATTATTTTGAACTTGCTATTGAAAATGACCCACAGATGGGTAAGGCATACTTCATGACAGCTGAAATTGCAAAGAAAAAAGCCAAATTCCAAGAAGCTATTGAATTTGCAGAAAAAGCCGTAAAAGTAGCTCCTTTCCGTTCTTCTAGGACTCATTATTTAATCTATAGCATGCTAAATATTATTGCTTTTAAAAATAACAAAACAAAAATCAGAAGCTATTATGAATTATTTTTATCCTGTGTAACTTTGCCGTTTGATAAAGATGCACTTAAAGAGGTTGGGAAAAAATTATCTTATCTAAAATTCATCCCAATGCTTGTAACCGGTCTTATAAAAGCTCAAACAGCAGGTATTAACCAAGCTTTAGACATCTATCTAAAAGCGATTGAAAAAGCCCCCGGATTCGTTCTTTTATATTGCCTAATCGGCGAAATATACAAAACCTTAGGGCGATATGATGACGCTATTTGTGAATACAAAATGGCAATTTGGCTTGACAGCCTTAACATAACTGCCTATAGAGCTCTTTGCCAGTTATATGAAGAACAAGGAGATTACGACAGTGCTATTGAAACTTATTTGAAACTCATAGAAATTCAGCCCTACATGGCAGAATACCACAGCAACGTCGCTAATATTCTTTATCTAAAAGGCGAAATCCAAGAAGCTGTTTCGCACTATCAAAACGCTATCACTTTAAACCCGAGTATAAACTGGACAAGCATTATCGCCCAAACATTAGGATATGTTTTCCAAGAAAATGTTAAAGACATGGACGCTGCCATCGGTGCCTATCAAAGTGCATACTTATTAACGCCCAAAGATATTGATATTTACATCAACCTAGGCAGTGCTTTTTACGAAAAAGGCGAGTACGACAACGCTTTAACCGTCTACCGCAGAGCTATTGAGCTTGAGCCGTATAACGCAAAAATCCATTGTAATTTAGGATATCTCTATTGGGGCAAAAATGAACTCGATGAAGCCATCAAAGCCTATGAAACAGCTATCAAATATGACAAAACTTACGACATCGCATACAACAATTTAGGTGTAATATATCTTGATGACTTAGGTCGAGTCCAGAAAGCAATTGAGCTTTTTGAAGAAGCTATAAAATATAACCCGAATTATGCTCTTGCTAACTACAATTTAGCACGTTCTGTTGCTATCACTGGTGACAAAATCGAAGCTGCAAAACTATACCAAATTGCTCTCGATTTAAACAACATTACAAATGAACTGGACCCGCAAGAAATCCACGATAAAATACAGGATTTATTTAACTAA
- a CDS encoding OadG family protein, whose amino-acid sequence MLKEGLVLMCTGMGTVFMFLVLMIFTMMGMEHVVKWLNKIMPEEVEEIKPKKNALGAKTQEIAVAIAAVKALR is encoded by the coding sequence ATGCTAAAGGAAGGCTTAGTCCTTATGTGTACCGGAATGGGTACAGTTTTTATGTTCTTAGTCCTAATGATTTTTACAATGATGGGAATGGAACATGTGGTCAAATGGCTAAATAAAATAATGCCTGAGGAAGTTGAAGAAATAAAACCCAAAAAGAACGCACTAGGTGCTAAAACTCAAGAAATAGCTGTGGCTATTGCTGCTGTTAAGGCTTTAAGATAG
- a CDS encoding response regulator, with protein MDKRVLIVDDSASWRAFNSSAVRQILQDDFVITTADTAKEAVRIINENIKEPFHLVITDLQMELGYEPFTAGEWLVKNIQNIPQYACTKVIIISAMYNIGSIAAKLGVEYVRKSVMSADILPLKLMLDAQFKG; from the coding sequence ATGGACAAGCGTGTTTTAATTGTTGATGATAGTGCAAGCTGGAGAGCGTTTAATTCTTCGGCTGTAAGGCAGATATTGCAAGATGATTTTGTGATAACGACTGCTGATACTGCAAAAGAGGCAGTAAGGATAATAAATGAAAATATCAAAGAACCGTTTCATTTGGTGATTACTGATTTGCAAATGGAATTGGGGTATGAGCCTTTTACTGCGGGAGAATGGCTTGTTAAGAATATACAAAATATCCCCCAATATGCTTGCACCAAAGTGATAATAATATCAGCAATGTATAATATAGGTTCAATAGCTGCAAAGTTGGGTGTCGAGTATGTTCGAAAAAGTGTTATGTCTGCTGATATATTGCCTTTGAAGCTAATGCTAGATGCTCAATTTAAAGGATAA
- a CDS encoding GNAT family N-acetyltransferase has protein sequence MTKCTSVAFSSKIVPEKTETKRDRSILRGLYYDIVGEFCSSDKNIILMTKDGESVNALISKPKRDDWYVLSGGDCVGSVVLSRANATVRGNNYPEYYKDKPYLFINSINSSKEYKGVGTQLVRECVRESRRRGFDGRLCLNTTTTKPDFGSPVPFYYKMGFQAADKDKQSMIEAAINNGAPIPASCTAVTMFLPKDVIEKIK, from the coding sequence GTGACAAAGTGCACTTCTGTTGCTTTTTCATCCAAAATAGTGCCTGAAAAGACGGAAACAAAGCGTGATAGGTCTATTCTTCGCGGTTTATATTATGATATTGTGGGCGAATTTTGCTCATCGGACAAAAATATTATATTAATGACAAAAGATGGAGAGAGTGTCAATGCTCTTATATCAAAGCCGAAGCGTGATGACTGGTATGTTCTCTCAGGTGGTGATTGCGTGGGGTCTGTTGTGCTGTCGCGAGCCAATGCAACTGTCCGAGGAAACAATTACCCCGAATATTACAAGGATAAACCTTACCTTTTTATAAATTCAATCAATTCATCAAAAGAATACAAGGGGGTAGGAACCCAGCTGGTTAGGGAATGTGTGAGGGAAAGCAGAAGGCGAGGATTCGACGGGCGATTGTGCCTCAACACGACGACTACAAAACCTGATTTCGGGTCTCCTGTTCCTTTTTATTACAAAATGGGATTTCAAGCTGCAGACAAAGATAAACAATCTATGATTGAAGCCGCTATTAACAACGGAGCACCTATTCCTGCTTCTTGCACTGCTGTTACGATGTTTTTACCTAAAGATGTAATTGAAAAAATTAAATAA
- a CDS encoding acyl-CoA thioesterase has product MNYSAEVRILYSDTDAYGVVWHGAYTKWFEAGRVELSEKLGLPLEDLEKQGVTFPVVELNIRYKSSAMFNEKIIIETSIEEVKNTTVKFKHIVKEKETQKLRTIATSTIVAVDKQGKLYRKLPENIYSCFENAVNQTVSA; this is encoded by the coding sequence ATGAACTATTCAGCAGAAGTGAGAATTTTATACAGCGATACAGACGCATATGGTGTTGTTTGGCACGGTGCTTATACCAAGTGGTTTGAAGCAGGGCGGGTTGAACTATCAGAAAAACTCGGACTCCCTCTTGAAGATTTAGAAAAACAAGGAGTAACATTCCCTGTTGTAGAGCTCAACATAAGATACAAATCGTCTGCAATGTTTAACGAAAAAATCATCATCGAAACATCTATAGAAGAAGTCAAAAACACTACTGTAAAATTTAAACATATCGTAAAAGAAAAAGAAACTCAAAAGTTGAGAACTATTGCAACTTCAACAATCGTAGCTGTTGACAAACAAGGTAAATTATACAGAAAATTGCCTGAAAATATTTATTCTTGTTTTGAAAACGCTGTTAATCAAACAGTTTCAGCTTAA